A genome region from Physeter macrocephalus isolate SW-GA unplaced genomic scaffold, ASM283717v5 random_61, whole genome shotgun sequence includes the following:
- the LOC114484824 gene encoding EF-hand domain-containing protein D1-like isoform X2 has translation MASEELASKLQRRLQWEEVDGGLQPAPRAAPVPEPQPQPSAWAPTARADAELSAQLNRRLDINEGAARPRRCKVFHPYSEFPEFSRRLIKDLESMFKLWLIPGGGSVATAAPASPVGRVTTAKTLLFLIHPRCLARGGDSS, from the exons ATGGCCAGCGAGGAGCTGGCGAGCAAGCTGCAGCGGCGACTGCAGTGGGAGGAGGTGGACGGCGGGCTCCAGCCCGCGCCCCGAGCCGCCCCAGTCCCCGAGCCCCAGCCGCAGCCATCCGCCTGGGCGCCCACCGCCAGAGCCGACGCCGAGCTGAGCGCGCAGCTGAACCGACGGCTGGACATCAACGAGGGCGCGGCGCGACCCCGCCGCTGCAAGGTCTTCCACCCCTACTCCGAGTTCCCGGAGTTCAGCCGCCGTCTCATCAAGGACCTGGAGAGCATGTTCAAACT GTGGCTTATCCCTGGTGGTGGCAGTGTGGCCACAGCAGCTCCAGCAAGTCCAGTGGGAAGAGTAACCACAGCAAAGACcttactgt tCCTCATCCATCCTCGGTGCCTGGCACGTGGCGGTGACTCTAGTTGA
- the LOC114484824 gene encoding uncharacterized protein isoform X1 translates to MASEELASKLQRRLQWEEVDGGLQPAPRAAPVPEPQPQPSAWAPTARADAELSAQLNRRLDINEGAARPRRCKVFHPYSEFPEFSRRLIKDLESMFKLRKLILGCRAGLDVPTEPENWEFVKLFTKDQYVPGASTFREPLGSVALAVFPLLASCAGGALPEPDKVAYPWWWQCGHSSSSKSSGKSNHSKDLTVPHPSSVPGTWR, encoded by the exons ATGGCCAGCGAGGAGCTGGCGAGCAAGCTGCAGCGGCGACTGCAGTGGGAGGAGGTGGACGGCGGGCTCCAGCCCGCGCCCCGAGCCGCCCCAGTCCCCGAGCCCCAGCCGCAGCCATCCGCCTGGGCGCCCACCGCCAGAGCCGACGCCGAGCTGAGCGCGCAGCTGAACCGACGGCTGGACATCAACGAGGGCGCGGCGCGACCCCGCCGCTGCAAGGTCTTCCACCCCTACTCCGAGTTCCCGGAGTTCAGCCGCCGTCTCATCAAGGACCTGGAGAGCATGTTCAAACT gaggaaacttATCCTTGGCTGCCGCGCGGGGTTGGATGTACCAACAGAGCCTGAGAACTGGGAGTTTGTTAAACTCTTCACGAAAGATCAGTACGTTCCTGGAGCGAGCACGTTCAGGGAGCCTCTCGGGAGCGTCGCCTTGGCTGTTTTCCCCCTTCTTGCCTCTTGCGCAGGAGGCGCCCTTCCGGAACCGGACAAG GTGGCTTATCCCTGGTGGTGGCAGTGTGGCCACAGCAGCTCCAGCAAGTCCAGTGGGAAGAGTAACCACAGCAAAGACcttactgt tCCTCATCCATCCTCGGTGCCTGGCACGTGGCGGTGA